A stretch of the Paenibacillus sp. JQZ6Y-1 genome encodes the following:
- the pabA gene encoding aminodeoxychorismate/anthranilate synthase component II yields MILVIDNYDSFTYNLVQYLGELGEEVVVRRNDEIDMEGIRALAPDHILLSPGPCTPNEAGVTIDVIQTFKGEIPIFGVCLGHQAIGQAFGGNVIRAERLMHGKTSPILHESHSVFENLPSPFTATRYHSLIVERESLPDCLEITAETAEGEIMGLRHKEYQVEGVQFHPESIVTDHGHTILRNFLSRKVDKPASV; encoded by the coding sequence ATGATACTTGTAATTGATAACTATGATTCCTTTACGTACAATCTGGTGCAATACCTAGGCGAGCTTGGCGAGGAAGTAGTCGTTCGCCGTAACGATGAGATCGATATGGAAGGCATTCGCGCACTGGCACCGGATCATATTCTGCTGTCGCCGGGACCATGTACGCCGAACGAAGCAGGCGTGACGATTGATGTGATCCAGACCTTCAAAGGCGAGATTCCGATCTTCGGCGTTTGTCTAGGTCATCAGGCGATTGGTCAGGCGTTTGGCGGCAATGTTATTCGCGCGGAGCGTCTCATGCACGGCAAGACATCACCGATTCTGCACGAATCCCATTCCGTATTTGAAAATCTACCATCCCCATTCACTGCCACCCGCTATCATTCCTTGATCGTGGAGCGTGAAAGTCTGCCGGATTGCTTGGAAATTACTGCTGAGACAGCGGAAGGCGAGATCATGGGTCTGCGTCACAAGGAATATCAGGTGGAGGGCGTACAATTCCATCCAGAGTCCATTGTTACAGATCACGGTCATACCATTCTGCGTAACTTCCTGAGCCGCAAAGTGGACAAGCCTGCCAGCGTATGA
- a CDS encoding anthranilate synthase component I family protein, whose protein sequence is MTRGCISLQQWQAWSEEGYNQLPYILRVPLSGQLLPESWEVLWSEQFPHSVLLENGKSGRYSYIGVQPVEYLSGDLTAGHSSYQPSPDHGTDEGSEYIGKPLDVLRQWMSRYRAPRIKNMPPFIGGIAGFLSYDVARSLERLPHRLSNELGVPEYVWLRFDQLWVVDHQERLLYCCVHTPMVTNEDTHAAQNATHIATDTSDTLSDLEQAYTHATHAAAQMAEQWQQWLDQAAARQDVLARQTFLQQHSPATADSRTDAYGFTTGFQQPEFEQAVRSVQHYIRQGDVFQVNLSLRSQRTIASTPESIYEWLRLTNPSPYMGLLRLPGFQLVSASPELLVSVIAGSVSARPIAGTRRRGTTEQEDLAMERELLHTEKERAEHIMLVDLQRNDLGRIARYGTVRVPELMTIERYSHVMHLVSGVTAELADDKDVYDVIAATFPGGTITGAPKIRTMEIIEELEQTRRGAYTGSMGWIDYNGNMELNIIIRTLTVQDQIAYMQAGAGIVIDSVPYREYRECFNKSRALARAVMLSEQYDQAKQQREDLS, encoded by the coding sequence TTGACCAGAGGATGTATATCGTTACAGCAGTGGCAGGCATGGAGCGAAGAAGGCTACAACCAGCTACCTTATATTTTGCGTGTACCACTGTCGGGACAGCTATTGCCGGAGAGCTGGGAAGTGCTATGGAGTGAGCAGTTTCCGCATTCCGTCTTGCTGGAAAATGGCAAAAGCGGACGTTACAGCTATATTGGCGTGCAGCCGGTAGAATACCTGAGCGGCGATCTAACGGCAGGTCATTCGTCTTACCAGCCATCACCGGATCATGGTACTGACGAAGGTAGCGAATATATAGGCAAACCACTAGATGTATTGCGGCAATGGATGTCTCGTTATCGCGCACCACGGATCAAGAACATGCCCCCTTTTATCGGCGGGATTGCTGGATTTCTCAGCTACGATGTAGCACGCTCACTGGAACGCTTGCCCCATCGATTATCCAATGAGCTGGGTGTACCGGAATATGTATGGCTTCGCTTTGATCAATTATGGGTGGTGGATCATCAGGAGCGTCTGTTATATTGCTGTGTGCATACACCTATGGTAACAAACGAAGACACTCATGCTGCCCAAAACGCGACTCATATTGCCACCGACACCTCAGATACGTTATCCGATCTGGAACAGGCATATACACATGCGACCCATGCTGCTGCCCAGATGGCGGAGCAGTGGCAACAATGGCTGGATCAGGCGGCAGCTCGACAAGACGTTTTGGCTCGGCAGACCTTTTTGCAGCAGCATTCACCAGCCACCGCCGACTCGCGCACGGATGCGTATGGATTTACGACAGGCTTTCAACAACCAGAGTTTGAGCAGGCGGTTCGTTCGGTACAGCACTATATTCGCCAAGGCGATGTATTTCAGGTGAATCTGTCCCTACGCAGTCAGCGTACTATCGCCAGCACACCGGAAAGTATCTATGAATGGTTGCGTCTTACCAATCCTTCGCCCTATATGGGATTGCTGCGTCTGCCTGGTTTCCAGCTAGTATCAGCTTCGCCTGAACTGCTGGTATCTGTTATTGCTGGTTCTGTGTCTGCCCGTCCGATCGCTGGCACACGCCGCCGTGGAACTACAGAACAAGAAGACCTTGCTATGGAACGCGAATTGCTGCATACCGAAAAGGAGCGCGCCGAGCATATTATGCTGGTCGATTTGCAGCGTAATGATCTAGGGCGCATTGCCCGTTATGGCACGGTACGTGTACCGGAGCTGATGACGATTGAGCGGTATTCTCATGTGATGCACCTCGTCTCTGGGGTAACCGCAGAACTGGCAGACGACAAGGATGTCTATGATGTGATTGCAGCCACGTTTCCGGGTGGTACAATTACAGGTGCGCCGAAGATTCGTACGATGGAGATCATCGAGGAATTGGAGCAGACTCGGCGCGGAGCGTACACCGGCTCAATGGGCTGGATTGACTATAATGGTAATATGGAATTAAATATTATTATCCGAACATTAACCGTCCAAGATCAAATCGCTTATATGCAGGCAGGAGCCGGAATCGTCATTGATTCGGTCCCTTACCGCGAATATCGTGAATGTTTTAATAAATCAAGAGCGCTGGCACGAGCGGTCATGCTGAGTGAACAGTATGATCAAGCCAAGCAGCAAAGGGAGGATTTATCATGA
- the pabC gene encoding aminodeoxychorismate lyase yields MNNVSLNGVITPIEQAVVSVMDHGFLYGMGLFETFRTYNGRPFLLEKHSQRLQAGCQSLGIQWNETTEHINQQITALMQANELSEAYIRYTVSAGEDILGLPSGPYEQPTIVIYAKPLPSILQGSIEQRLSGKSKSLRRLHTVRNTPEGDIRLKSLHYMNSILGKRELALYHDQPSTSVEGLMLTAEGHMAEGIVSNLFFLQDDCLYTPSVDTGILPGITRSFVIELAEQLDLPVEKGLYNWQQLQQADEIFMTNSIQELVPITRLLDDGHEITVSNGQPGRWTTAFYEAYEKEACQS; encoded by the coding sequence ATGAATAACGTCAGTTTAAATGGTGTGATTACACCAATCGAGCAAGCCGTGGTTTCCGTCATGGATCACGGCTTCTTGTATGGAATGGGACTATTCGAGACGTTCCGTACGTATAACGGACGTCCTTTTTTATTGGAAAAGCATAGCCAGCGCCTGCAAGCAGGCTGCCAGTCACTTGGCATACAATGGAACGAGACAACAGAACACATCAACCAGCAGATTACTGCATTGATGCAAGCCAATGAGTTGTCCGAAGCGTATATCCGCTATACTGTCTCCGCAGGCGAAGATATTCTCGGTCTACCATCTGGTCCTTATGAGCAGCCCACCATCGTCATCTACGCCAAGCCGCTGCCGTCCATCTTGCAAGGAAGCATAGAGCAGCGATTATCCGGCAAAAGCAAATCACTGCGCCGTCTGCACACCGTCCGCAACACACCGGAAGGCGACATTCGTCTCAAATCGTTGCATTACATGAACAGCATTCTCGGCAAACGCGAGCTGGCGCTGTATCATGATCAGCCATCCACCTCGGTCGAGGGGTTGATGCTGACCGCAGAAGGGCATATGGCAGAGGGCATCGTCAGCAATTTGTTTTTCCTACAGGATGACTGTCTGTATACTCCATCCGTCGATACGGGCATTTTGCCCGGGATCACGCGCAGCTTTGTGATCGAGCTAGCAGAGCAGTTAGATTTGCCTGTGGAAAAGGGGCTGTACAACTGGCAGCAGTTACAGCAAGCCGATGAGATTTTTATGACCAATTCGATTCAAGAGCTGGTGCCGATCACCCGACTGTTGGACGATGGTCACGAGATCACCGTATCCAACGGACAGCCGGGGCGATGGACGACGGCTTTCTATGAAGCTTATGAAAAGGAGGCTTGCCAATCGTGA
- the cysK gene encoding cysteine synthase A — protein MAKVVNNVTELIGGTPLVRLNRLVPEDSAEIYLKLEYQNPGSSVKDRIAISIVDEAEKQGLLKPGGTIVEATSGNTGIGLAMVAAAKGYKCVIVMPETMSLERRNLLRAYGAELVLTPGSEGMNGAVKKAESILKENPEYFMAEQFKNKANVKIHRETTGPEIVEAIESIGGSLDAFIAGIGTGGTITGAGEVLKERYPDMKIYAVEPAASPILAGGQPGPHKIQGIGANFIPEILNRDIYDEIIHIENEEAFETARRVAKEEGVLSGISSGAVVHAALKVAKELGKGKRIVVIIPSNGERYLSTPLYNFES, from the coding sequence ATGGCAAAAGTCGTAAATAACGTGACAGAATTGATCGGAGGAACTCCACTCGTTCGTTTGAACCGTTTAGTTCCAGAAGATAGCGCAGAAATCTATCTGAAGCTGGAATACCAGAATCCGGGTTCCAGTGTAAAAGACCGCATTGCAATCAGCATTGTGGATGAAGCGGAAAAACAAGGACTGCTGAAACCGGGTGGTACGATCGTTGAAGCAACCAGCGGTAATACCGGTATCGGTCTGGCAATGGTCGCAGCAGCCAAAGGCTACAAATGCGTGATCGTTATGCCAGAAACGATGAGCTTGGAGCGTCGCAACCTGCTGCGTGCCTACGGTGCTGAACTGGTGCTGACTCCGGGATCGGAAGGTATGAACGGTGCGGTCAAAAAAGCAGAAAGTATTCTGAAAGAAAACCCAGAATATTTTATGGCTGAGCAATTCAAAAATAAAGCCAATGTCAAAATCCACCGCGAAACAACAGGTCCAGAGATCGTGGAAGCGATTGAATCGATCGGTGGTTCGCTGGATGCGTTTATCGCAGGTATCGGTACAGGTGGTACGATTACAGGTGCAGGTGAAGTACTCAAAGAGCGCTACCCTGACATGAAAATCTACGCCGTAGAACCAGCCGCTTCGCCCATTTTGGCAGGTGGACAGCCCGGCCCTCACAAAATTCAAGGGATCGGTGCCAACTTCATTCCAGAAATTCTCAACCGTGATATTTACGACGAGATCATCCACATTGAGAATGAAGAAGCATTTGAAACGGCGCGTCGTGTAGCCAAAGAAGAGGGCGTACTGTCCGGTATTTCTTCCGGTGCTGTCGTACATGCCGCGCTGAAAGTAGCCAAAGAACTGGGCAAAGGCAAGCGCATCGTCGTGATTATCCCAAGTAACGGCGAACGCTACCTGAGTACACCGCTGTACAACTTTGAATCGTAA
- a CDS encoding peptidylprolyl isomerase, with product MTKGRSPIWTAVMVLIIVIIMLLGAFWVIRAVQHSGGDGAAVAVVDNQEISEDQWVAELKKRYGQEILTQMMNRKAVQLEAQALHIEVSQQEIDDSLQEQISGYESPAAFYKEMSSQFGLSQQDLQDEALYQIQLEKIATASIDVTDEQIDSYLQQHDQQNSQQRQYELAWIKTETEEQANEAVQRIEHGEDFGDVAGQLSTDSFSASNGGELGWIDDDDPFQPAAMMKVVATMNKGDIVGPIKLEDGGYAVVHMLDIRLPQTSKLEVSRETARRKIALERARPLTEIEQQLRKKYNAYILSANPQE from the coding sequence ATGACGAAGGGCAGATCACCAATATGGACAGCCGTCATGGTCTTGATCATAGTCATCATTATGCTGCTCGGAGCCTTTTGGGTCATCCGGGCAGTTCAGCATTCTGGCGGTGACGGCGCAGCAGTAGCAGTCGTGGATAATCAAGAGATCAGCGAGGACCAGTGGGTTGCAGAGCTGAAGAAGCGTTACGGTCAGGAGATTCTGACCCAGATGATGAATCGGAAAGCGGTGCAGTTGGAAGCACAAGCGCTACACATCGAGGTAAGTCAGCAGGAGATCGATGATAGCTTGCAGGAGCAGATTAGCGGCTACGAGTCGCCCGCTGCCTTTTACAAGGAGATGAGCAGTCAGTTCGGATTGAGTCAGCAGGACTTGCAGGACGAGGCGCTGTATCAGATTCAATTGGAAAAGATTGCGACAGCTAGCATCGACGTGACTGATGAGCAGATCGACAGCTATTTGCAGCAGCATGACCAGCAGAATAGCCAGCAGCGTCAGTATGAGCTGGCATGGATCAAAACAGAGACCGAAGAGCAGGCAAACGAAGCCGTGCAGCGGATTGAACATGGCGAGGACTTTGGTGATGTTGCCGGACAGCTATCCACCGATTCCTTTTCCGCTTCCAATGGCGGCGAATTGGGCTGGATCGACGACGATGACCCGTTTCAACCCGCAGCGATGATGAAGGTCGTTGCAACGATGAACAAAGGGGATATCGTAGGTCCGATCAAGCTGGAGGATGGCGGATATGCCGTTGTGCATATGCTGGATATTCGGTTGCCACAAACGTCCAAGCTGGAGGTCAGCCGCGAAACGGCTCGCCGCAAAATTGCACTGGAACGTGCTCGTCCGTTGACCGAAATCGAGCAGCAGTTACGTAAAAAGTACAATGCCTATATTTTATCCGCGAATCCGCAGGAATAA
- a CDS encoding type III pantothenate kinase has product MILVIDIGNTNIVFGIYKGETLLHHFRIHTNRQATPDEYGVTVHQLFQMSGIATQALEGIIISSVVPPIMHTLEEMCEKYLHHTPMIVGPGIRTGLNLRYENPREVGADRIANAVAAIAIYGSPVIVVDFGTATTFDCIDSQANYLGGAIVPGIGISTEALYQRASKLPNIELEKPRKVIGRNTIHAMQSGIIFGYAGQVDGIVKRIREELGEHARVVATGGQAELIASETDTIDEVNLLLTLEGLRLIYERNRLSGKANARTDGSSFS; this is encoded by the coding sequence TTGATACTGGTGATTGATATTGGGAATACGAATATCGTATTCGGCATTTATAAAGGAGAGACCTTGCTGCATCATTTTCGTATCCATACCAATCGCCAGGCGACACCGGACGAATATGGCGTGACGGTTCATCAGCTGTTTCAGATGTCCGGCATTGCCACGCAGGCACTGGAAGGCATTATCATATCATCAGTGGTGCCGCCGATTATGCATACGCTGGAAGAGATGTGTGAAAAGTATTTGCATCATACGCCTATGATTGTAGGTCCGGGTATTCGCACCGGATTGAATTTGCGTTATGAGAATCCACGTGAGGTAGGAGCCGACCGGATTGCTAATGCGGTTGCGGCGATTGCCATTTATGGTAGCCCCGTGATTGTCGTCGATTTTGGCACAGCAACGACGTTTGATTGCATTGACAGTCAGGCGAATTATTTGGGCGGGGCGATTGTACCGGGGATTGGTATTTCTACCGAAGCGCTGTATCAGCGTGCCTCCAAGCTGCCGAATATCGAGCTAGAGAAGCCGCGTAAGGTGATTGGACGCAATACGATTCATGCCATGCAGTCCGGTATTATTTTCGGATATGCTGGTCAGGTCGATGGCATTGTGAAACGCATTCGCGAGGAGTTAGGCGAGCATGCGCGCGTCGTAGCGACTGGCGGACAGGCAGAGCTGATTGCGAGTGAAACGGATACTATTGACGAGGTGAATCTTCTGCTGACGTTGGAAGGTTTGCGTTTGATCTATGAGCGGAATCGCCTATCTGGAAAAGCCAATGCTCGCACAGATGGATCATCCTTTTCCTAA
- the nadB gene encoding L-aspartate oxidase, with protein sequence MQQSRFTVSTSHDREDTVYTDVLVIGTGIAGLFTALAASEHKNVLLITKDVLLESNTRYAQGGIAAVMAQDDSPHFHREDTLLAGAGLCEQHAVNVLVQEGPERVQELIMLGTAFDTLDGKLELTREGAHSHRRILHANGDSTGHEIVRALSRQVQENERIEVWERHSTVELLIQDEQCIGAVIRQPDGHVLQVLSQATVLCTGGSGQLYEHTTNPEVATADGIAIAYRAGAQLRDMEFIQFHPTALCYPGAPRFLISEAVRGEGAILRNRNGEAFMPNYHPLGDLAPRDIVSRAIVSEMERDGSTFVYLDITHESEQQLQHRFPTIYETCLRYGLNLAEDWIPVSPAAHYMMGGIRTDDNGESSIARLFACGEVSSTGIHGANRLASNSLSEAVVYGRRIAQRIMQLPLRNMTDNESLYSDPLNVNKFTISNAFSRLSAVSLSSTCSQSSTLLTSSELSVSAIQSVFAGSSSATLSSAPSSVMQSQLLDLRLALRRCMTMYAGIRRTADGLQQGLDQLQHIQRQYDALPGYTVAMDREHDELGNMLLVGRLIMLAALQREESRGGHYRDDFPERDDINWHKHTIQHRQYGLSEEKISHV encoded by the coding sequence ATGCAGCAATCAAGATTTACTGTATCTACAAGTCATGATCGCGAGGATACCGTCTATACCGATGTGCTCGTTATCGGCACAGGCATTGCTGGTTTGTTTACAGCTCTGGCAGCAAGTGAACACAAGAACGTGCTATTAATCACAAAGGATGTACTGCTGGAAAGCAATACGCGTTATGCGCAAGGTGGCATTGCTGCGGTGATGGCGCAGGACGATTCGCCTCATTTTCACCGTGAGGATACTCTGTTGGCAGGTGCAGGATTGTGTGAACAGCATGCGGTAAATGTACTGGTGCAGGAAGGACCAGAGCGAGTACAGGAGCTGATTATGCTAGGGACGGCATTTGATACGTTGGATGGCAAGCTGGAGCTGACACGCGAAGGAGCGCACAGTCACCGCCGTATTCTGCATGCCAATGGCGATTCGACAGGACATGAGATTGTACGGGCGCTCTCAAGACAGGTACAGGAGAACGAAAGAATCGAGGTATGGGAGCGACACAGCACGGTAGAGCTACTGATACAGGATGAGCAATGTATCGGAGCCGTGATTCGTCAGCCAGATGGTCATGTGCTGCAAGTACTGTCGCAGGCGACTGTCCTGTGTACGGGTGGCAGCGGGCAACTGTATGAGCATACAACCAATCCAGAGGTGGCAACTGCGGATGGCATTGCGATTGCTTACCGGGCAGGTGCACAGCTGCGGGATATGGAGTTTATTCAGTTTCATCCGACTGCGCTTTGTTATCCGGGTGCACCGCGTTTTCTAATCTCAGAGGCGGTACGTGGGGAAGGCGCTATATTGCGCAACCGGAATGGTGAAGCCTTTATGCCGAATTATCATCCGCTGGGTGATCTGGCACCGCGCGATATTGTATCGCGGGCGATTGTGAGCGAGATGGAGCGTGATGGCAGTACGTTTGTGTATCTGGATATTACGCATGAATCGGAGCAGCAGCTACAACATCGCTTTCCGACCATTTACGAAACTTGTCTGCGGTATGGGCTGAATCTGGCAGAGGATTGGATTCCCGTTTCTCCGGCAGCGCATTATATGATGGGCGGAATTCGTACGGATGATAACGGTGAGAGCAGCATTGCGCGCTTGTTTGCCTGCGGTGAGGTTTCGTCTACTGGCATTCATGGAGCGAATCGACTGGCGAGCAATTCGCTATCTGAGGCTGTCGTGTATGGTCGCCGAATTGCGCAGCGGATTATGCAATTGCCGCTACGAAATATGACAGATAACGAGTCGTTATATTCTGACCCTTTAAATGTAAATAAATTCACAATCTCAAACGCATTTTCTAGATTATCTGCAGTATCCTTATCATCTACATGTTCCCAATCATCAACACTATTAACATCATCAGAACTATCCGTATCAGCCATACAGTCGGTGTTTGCGGGATCATCATCAGCAACCCTTTCCTCTGCGCCGTCATCTGTCATGCAATCGCAATTGCTGGATTTGCGTCTTGCGCTGCGACGTTGCATGACGATGTATGCAGGGATTCGTCGTACAGCAGACGGACTGCAACAAGGGTTAGATCAGTTACAGCATATCCAGCGTCAGTATGATGCACTTCCGGGCTATACTGTTGCGATGGATCGCGAGCATGACGAGCTGGGCAATATGCTGCTGGTTGGACGATTGATTATGCTGGCGGCGCTTCAGCGAGAGGAGAGCCGTGGTGGGCATTATCGGGATGATTTTCCAGAGCGGGATGATATAAATTGGCATAAGCATACGATTCAGCATCGACAATACGGACTGAGTGAGGAGAAGATTAGTCATGTTTAA
- the nadA gene encoding quinolinate synthase NadA codes for MEALALEKKAERDAELRERLIQLKKERNAIILAHYYQRDEIQEVADFRGDSFLLAQKAAQTDADTIVFCGVHFMGESAKILAPNKTVIIPDERAGCPMADMVNVDGLRKLKAQHPNAKVVTYINSSADVKAETDICCTSANAVKVIQSVDSDEIIWVPDKNLGHYVQQHTDKKMIIWEGYCNTHDMLTVKDVFEMKAKYPNAQFVVHPECRPEVVALGDFVGSTTAIIKYCRESNVQEFIVGTEDGTGYQLRKDSPDKQFHFASKYLVCPNMKVNNLKKLVNCLETMKPQIYVPPAVADRARVSLERMLEVSSS; via the coding sequence ATGGAAGCATTGGCACTGGAAAAGAAAGCGGAACGCGATGCGGAGCTGCGGGAACGTTTGATTCAGCTAAAAAAGGAACGCAATGCGATTATTCTTGCTCATTATTATCAGCGCGACGAGATTCAGGAAGTTGCTGATTTTCGCGGTGATTCGTTTTTGCTCGCTCAAAAGGCAGCCCAGACGGATGCCGATACGATTGTATTTTGCGGTGTTCATTTCATGGGAGAGAGCGCTAAGATTCTCGCGCCTAACAAAACGGTCATCATCCCTGACGAGCGTGCTGGCTGCCCGATGGCAGATATGGTCAATGTAGATGGATTGCGCAAATTAAAAGCCCAGCATCCCAACGCTAAGGTTGTCACGTACATCAACTCCTCTGCAGATGTAAAAGCAGAAACAGATATTTGCTGCACCTCTGCTAATGCCGTCAAAGTGATCCAATCGGTCGATTCCGACGAGATCATCTGGGTGCCGGATAAGAATCTTGGTCATTACGTCCAGCAGCATACCGACAAGAAGATGATTATCTGGGAAGGATATTGCAATACCCACGATATGCTGACCGTGAAGGATGTCTTTGAAATGAAAGCCAAATATCCGAACGCACAGTTTGTCGTGCATCCTGAATGCCGTCCTGAAGTGGTAGCATTGGGTGATTTTGTCGGCAGTACAACCGCGATTATCAAATATTGCCGCGAATCGAACGTACAGGAATTTATCGTTGGCACCGAAGACGGTACTGGCTATCAACTGCGCAAGGACAGCCCCGACAAGCAGTTTCATTTTGCCAGTAAATATCTCGTCTGTCCGAATATGAAGGTCAACAATCTGAAAAAGCTAGTAAACTGCCTCGAAACGATGAAGCCACAAATTTATGTGCCGCCTGCTGTTGCGGATCGTGCACGCGTATCGTTGGAGCGGATGCTGGAAGTCTCGTCTTCGTAA
- the nadC gene encoding carboxylating nicotinate-nucleotide diphosphorylase, with protein MFNGYQEQLDTWIRHWLQEDVGAGDVTTSVTVPQGHTSRAVIHAKQDGILAGLPVAERVFAIVDPELHVHAVATEGQSLQKGDIIAEVEGSTHSLLTGERLALNLLQRMSGIATGTAEYVQRIHGLPVRLVDTRKTTPGHRMLEKYAVRVGGGANHRFGLYDAVMIKDNHIKAAGGITPAVQSARAAIPHTMTIEVETESISQVKEALDSGADIIMLDNMDIPLMHEAVQLIRSRSPHVKIEASGNVSLDTIRALAETGMDIISVGRLTYSFHNLDISLDLGAKKKE; from the coding sequence ATGTTTAACGGATATCAGGAGCAGCTGGATACATGGATCAGACATTGGCTACAGGAGGATGTGGGCGCAGGGGATGTGACCACATCTGTAACCGTACCACAAGGGCATACGAGCCGAGCAGTTATTCATGCGAAGCAGGATGGTATTCTGGCAGGACTACCGGTAGCGGAGCGCGTATTTGCCATTGTTGATCCCGAGCTGCATGTTCACGCCGTGGCAACCGAGGGGCAATCGCTGCAAAAAGGTGATATTATAGCAGAAGTGGAAGGCAGTACCCATTCTCTGCTAACGGGCGAGCGCTTGGCGCTGAATTTGCTGCAACGAATGTCTGGTATAGCGACGGGAACAGCGGAGTATGTTCAGCGCATACACGGCTTGCCGGTACGGCTGGTAGATACGCGCAAGACAACACCCGGTCATCGGATGCTGGAAAAGTATGCTGTCCGAGTCGGTGGCGGAGCGAATCATCGCTTTGGACTGTACGATGCAGTGATGATCAAGGATAATCATATCAAGGCTGCTGGTGGCATTACGCCAGCTGTACAATCTGCACGTGCCGCCATTCCGCATACGATGACCATCGAAGTGGAAACGGAGTCCATATCCCAAGTGAAGGAAGCGCTGGATAGCGGCGCTGATATTATTATGCTGGACAATATGGACATTCCGCTCATGCACGAAGCGGTACAGCTGATTCGCAGCCGCAGTCCGCATGTGAAGATTGAGGCATCCGGTAATGTCTCGCTGGATACCATTCGAGCATTGGCAGAAACGGGTATGGATATTATATCGGTCGGGCGACTAACCTATTCGTTTCACAATCTGGATATTAGCCTTGACCTTGGAGCCAAAAAGAAGGAGTGA
- the hslO gene encoding Hsp33 family molecular chaperone HslO translates to MEQQHKSDRLIRGIALGGKIRAFAIRSTELVEELRRRHDTWPTATAALGRTLSTAAMMGAMLKGEEKLTLQVKGNGPLGQIVTDANAKGEVRGYVDNPHVHLPSNAMGKLDVAGAVGTEGFVYVIKDLGLKEPYRGSVPIVSGELGEDFTYYFATSEQTPSAVGVGVLVNTDNSVIVAGGFIIQLLPGLNDAEIDSIEKALSTLPPVTTLLEQGLELEDMLRKILPDVEIMDQMDIVFNCACSRERVEQTLVSLGEYELTQLIEEDGQAEVVCHFCNEKYQFNREDLEQILAEAKS, encoded by the coding sequence ATGGAACAACAACACAAATCGGATCGTCTGATCCGTGGTATCGCTCTAGGTGGTAAGATTCGTGCTTTTGCTATTCGCTCGACGGAGCTGGTTGAGGAGCTGCGCCGTAGACATGACACGTGGCCAACCGCTACCGCTGCACTGGGACGTACACTGAGTACTGCTGCTATGATGGGTGCAATGCTCAAAGGCGAGGAGAAATTAACGCTTCAAGTCAAAGGGAACGGACCGCTCGGACAGATTGTAACTGATGCCAATGCCAAAGGTGAGGTTCGCGGCTACGTGGACAATCCGCATGTTCATCTGCCAAGCAATGCGATGGGCAAACTTGATGTGGCAGGCGCAGTAGGTACCGAAGGCTTTGTTTATGTAATTAAAGATCTCGGTCTCAAAGAACCGTATCGTGGTAGCGTGCCGATCGTATCGGGCGAGCTGGGCGAAGATTTTACGTATTATTTTGCTACATCAGAGCAGACTCCATCTGCGGTCGGCGTAGGTGTACTGGTGAATACCGACAACTCCGTTATTGTAGCAGGCGGATTCATTATTCAATTGCTGCCGGGTCTGAACGATGCCGAGATTGATTCTATCGAAAAGGCATTGTCCACTTTGCCACCAGTAACGACATTGCTGGAGCAAGGACTAGAGCTGGAAGACATGCTGCGCAAGATTTTGCCGGACGTGGAAATTATGGATCAGATGGACATCGTGTTCAACTGCGCTTGCTCGCGTGAACGGGTTGAGCAGACACTGGTTAGTTTGGGCGAATACGAATTGACACAACTGATCGAGGAAGACGGTCAAGCGGAAGTGGTTTGCCATTTCTGTAACGAGAAGTATCAGTTCAATCGTGAGGATCTGGAACAGATTCTGGCTGAAGCCAAAAGCTAA